Proteins co-encoded in one Halorussus lipolyticus genomic window:
- a CDS encoding YhjD/YihY/BrkB family envelope integrity protein, translating to MGVRDDAERVVRNSWREVQAEDITFMAGSIAYHAFVSMLPLLVFLLVVLSAVGNEAFTAELAAVTEQFLTPYARDLLVESLDVTSARTGVSLVGAVTLLWGMSKIFRSLDVAFSKIYDSQREKTLLGKVENALVVFFGLGVAVLAFLAVGAVSALVPTLPYPAVLNPLLLVVGLAVAFLPIYYVFPDVDVTLREVVPGVVVAALGWTVLESAFQAYVAYAGRYEAVYGTLGSAFLLLIWLYFSGLILLLGGVVNAVLAGRTGDRNALDGTDDTGTEAVGTEPRHIGGDTAEADGGTGGDERPDADTRDLERRVQRLAAENERLKRENADLTRKLTRRRGSILMRAKQWLFGE from the coding sequence ATGGGGGTGCGCGACGACGCGGAGCGAGTCGTGCGGAACTCGTGGCGGGAGGTCCAAGCCGAGGACATCACGTTCATGGCCGGGAGCATCGCGTACCACGCCTTCGTCTCGATGCTCCCGCTCCTCGTGTTCCTCCTCGTGGTCCTCTCTGCGGTCGGCAACGAGGCGTTCACCGCCGAACTGGCCGCGGTCACCGAGCAGTTTCTGACCCCCTACGCTCGGGACCTGCTGGTCGAATCGCTCGACGTGACCTCCGCGAGGACCGGCGTGTCGCTCGTCGGGGCCGTGACCCTGCTGTGGGGCATGTCGAAGATTTTCCGAAGCCTCGACGTGGCGTTCTCGAAGATTTACGACTCCCAGCGCGAGAAGACGCTCCTCGGCAAGGTCGAGAACGCGCTGGTCGTCTTCTTCGGACTCGGGGTCGCGGTCCTCGCGTTCCTCGCTGTCGGAGCGGTGTCCGCGCTGGTCCCAACCCTGCCGTATCCGGCCGTGCTGAATCCCCTCCTGCTCGTCGTCGGCCTCGCCGTCGCCTTCCTGCCGATTTACTACGTCTTCCCCGACGTGGACGTGACGCTCCGAGAGGTCGTCCCCGGCGTGGTCGTCGCCGCGCTCGGGTGGACCGTCTTGGAGAGCGCGTTTCAGGCCTACGTCGCCTACGCCGGCCGGTACGAGGCCGTCTACGGCACGCTCGGGAGCGCCTTCCTCCTGCTCATCTGGCTCTACTTCAGTGGTCTGATTCTGCTTCTCGGCGGCGTCGTCAACGCTGTCCTCGCGGGCCGGACCGGCGACCGGAACGCCCTCGACGGAACCGACGACACCGGGACCGAGGCAGTCGGAACCGAACCCCGCCACATCGGAGGAGACACCGCCGAGGCCGACGGCGGAACTGGGGGCGACGAGCGACCCGACGCCGACACGCGGGACCTCGAACGACGAGTTCAGCGACTTGCCGCCGAAAACGAACGCCTCAAGCGTGAGAACGCCGACCTGACCCGGAAACTGACTCGACGTCGCGGGTCGATTCTGATGCGAGCGAAACAGTGGCTGTTCGGCGAGTGA
- a CDS encoding nitrous oxide reductase accessory protein NosL encodes MDSRDGGGPRRHHTLDHGHDCGDSHGEDGTHTDGTDQRRRSVLRASALGVTASLAGCLGGLTGDGGQAPAAVPLAGDLACDVCGMVIGKHPGPNGQIFYGDNSPEGHDNPARFDSLKRCFFPYKLEHEQMGWNIDAAYVTDYSSVEYDVSTQGSATTISSFTDPESFARAEDLNYVVDSEVEGAMGPDFVPFSNDEDAASFADEYGGEVVEYGDIGEALVGK; translated from the coding sequence ATGGACTCTCGGGACGGAGGCGGACCTCGCCGCCACCACACGCTCGACCACGGCCACGACTGCGGAGATAGCCACGGCGAAGACGGGACCCACACCGATGGCACCGACCAACGACGCCGGAGCGTCCTCCGGGCCAGCGCACTCGGCGTCACGGCCTCGCTCGCGGGGTGTCTCGGCGGTCTGACTGGTGACGGTGGCCAAGCACCGGCGGCAGTTCCGCTCGCCGGAGACCTCGCCTGCGACGTCTGCGGGATGGTCATCGGGAAGCATCCCGGCCCGAACGGCCAGATTTTCTACGGGGACAACAGTCCGGAGGGCCACGACAACCCGGCGCGCTTCGACTCGCTGAAGCGGTGTTTCTTCCCGTACAAACTCGAACACGAGCAGATGGGCTGGAACATCGACGCCGCCTACGTCACCGACTACTCGTCGGTCGAGTACGACGTTTCGACACAAGGCAGTGCGACGACCATCTCGTCGTTCACGGACCCCGAGTCGTTCGCCCGCGCCGAGGACCTCAACTACGTCGTGGACAGTGAGGTCGAAGGGGCGATGGGTCCGGACTTCGTACCCTTCTCGAACGACGAGGACGCCGCCTCCTTCGCCGACGAGTACGGCGGTGAAGTCGTCGAGTACGGCGACATCGGCGAGGCCCTCGTCGGGAAGTAG
- the alaS gene encoding alanine--tRNA ligase, which yields MSELEEEYRLDYFEDEGFVRKECTDCGDFFWTRDTDRTTCGEPPCENYQFIDDPGFPEQHTLEEMREAFLSFFEDNDHERIDPYPVAANRWRDDVLLTQASIYDFQPLVTSGQTPPPANPLTISQPCIRMQDIDNVGKTGRHTMAFEMMAHHAFNARDDIEDPDQYAYSGEVYWKDETVQYCDEFFESMGADLEDITYIEDPWVGGGNAGPAIEVIYKGAELATLVFMSMEQDPDGEYEMKDGNRYSKMDTYVVDTGYGLERWTWVSQGTPTVYEAVYPEMISFLKDNAGIDHTDDEETLVHRASKLAGHMDIDEAEDMEAARDNIARELDVSTAELESLLEPLEDIYAIADHCRTLAYMLGDGIVPSNVSTGYLARMVLRRTKRLCDNVGVDAPLDELVDMQAERLDYENRDTIRDIVRTEVEKYRETLEQGGRRVERLAKEYAEKGQPIPTDELVELYDSHGIQPDMVEEIASDFGTAVNVPDDFYSVVASRHDGGQAFEDEEDEDDRLADLPKTERQYYEDQYGTDFEAVVLDVFEREGEGEDGETMYDVVLDQTMFYPEGGGQPADRGTLTTDDASVKVSDVQIENGVVLHRTDAEVGKGDIVRGKIDRERRRRLMRHHTATHLVVHAAREVLGEHVRQAGAQKGIDSSRIDVRHYERIDRETKEEIEMVANELVMENTTVQQEWPNRHEAEEEYGFDLYQGGIPAGQNIRLIHVSEDVQACGGTHVRRTGDVGTIKILNTERVQDGVERLTFAAGDAAIEATQRTETALAEAADILDVATEEVPETAQRFFDEWKDRGKQIEDLKEQLAEARASGGGGGEEVEVGEATAVVQRLDADMDELRATANALVDEGKIAVIGSGADGATFVVAVPDGVGVNAGEVVGELAQKVGGGGGGPPDFAQGGGPDAEKLDEALDEAPEVLKQVLNA from the coding sequence ATGAGCGAACTCGAGGAGGAGTACCGCCTCGATTATTTCGAGGACGAGGGCTTCGTCAGGAAGGAGTGTACCGACTGCGGTGACTTCTTCTGGACGCGCGACACCGACCGCACGACTTGCGGCGAACCGCCCTGCGAGAACTACCAGTTCATCGACGACCCCGGATTCCCGGAACAACACACCTTAGAGGAGATGCGAGAGGCCTTCCTCTCGTTCTTCGAGGACAACGACCACGAGCGAATCGACCCCTACCCGGTCGCGGCCAACCGGTGGCGCGACGACGTACTGTTGACCCAAGCGTCCATCTACGACTTCCAGCCGCTCGTCACCTCGGGCCAGACCCCGCCGCCCGCCAACCCCCTTACGATTAGCCAACCCTGCATCCGGATGCAGGACATCGACAACGTGGGCAAGACCGGGCGTCACACGATGGCCTTCGAGATGATGGCCCACCACGCGTTCAACGCCCGAGACGACATCGAGGACCCCGACCAGTACGCCTACTCGGGCGAGGTCTACTGGAAGGACGAGACGGTCCAGTATTGCGACGAGTTCTTCGAGTCGATGGGGGCCGACTTGGAGGACATCACCTACATCGAGGACCCGTGGGTCGGCGGAGGCAACGCCGGACCCGCAATCGAGGTCATCTACAAGGGCGCGGAACTCGCCACGCTGGTCTTCATGTCGATGGAGCAGGACCCCGACGGCGAGTACGAGATGAAGGACGGTAACCGGTACTCCAAGATGGACACCTACGTCGTGGACACCGGCTACGGGCTGGAACGCTGGACGTGGGTCAGCCAAGGCACCCCGACCGTCTACGAGGCCGTCTATCCCGAGATGATTTCGTTCCTCAAGGACAACGCGGGCATCGACCACACCGACGACGAGGAGACCCTCGTCCACCGCGCGTCCAAACTCGCCGGCCACATGGACATCGACGAGGCCGAGGACATGGAGGCCGCCCGCGACAACATCGCCCGCGAACTGGACGTTTCGACCGCGGAACTCGAAAGTCTCCTCGAACCCCTCGAAGACATCTACGCCATCGCCGACCACTGCCGGACGCTGGCGTACATGCTCGGCGACGGCATCGTCCCGAGCAACGTCAGCACGGGCTATCTCGCCCGGATGGTTCTGCGCCGGACCAAGCGCCTCTGCGACAACGTGGGCGTGGACGCCCCGCTTGACGAACTCGTGGACATGCAGGCCGAGCGCCTCGACTACGAGAACCGCGACACCATCCGCGACATCGTTCGCACCGAGGTCGAGAAGTACCGCGAGACGCTCGAACAGGGCGGTCGTCGGGTCGAACGCCTCGCCAAGGAGTACGCCGAGAAGGGCCAACCCATCCCGACCGACGAACTGGTCGAACTCTACGACTCCCACGGCATCCAACCCGATATGGTCGAGGAGATAGCCAGCGACTTCGGCACCGCGGTCAACGTGCCCGACGACTTCTACAGCGTCGTGGCCTCGCGCCACGACGGCGGCCAAGCCTTCGAGGACGAAGAAGACGAGGACGACCGACTCGCCGACCTGCCCAAGACCGAGCGCCAGTACTACGAGGACCAGTACGGCACCGACTTCGAGGCCGTCGTCCTCGACGTGTTCGAGCGAGAAGGCGAGGGCGAAGACGGCGAGACGATGTACGACGTGGTGCTGGACCAGACCATGTTCTACCCCGAGGGCGGCGGCCAACCCGCCGACCGCGGGACGCTCACCACCGACGACGCGAGCGTCAAAGTCAGCGACGTGCAAATCGAAAACGGCGTGGTCCTCCACCGGACCGACGCCGAGGTCGGCAAGGGTGACATCGTTCGCGGGAAAATCGACCGCGAGCGCCGTCGTCGCCTGATGCGCCACCACACCGCGACCCACCTCGTCGTCCACGCGGCCCGCGAGGTACTGGGCGAACACGTCCGGCAGGCGGGTGCCCAGAAGGGAATCGACAGTTCTCGCATCGACGTGCGCCACTACGAGCGCATCGACCGCGAGACCAAAGAGGAAATCGAGATGGTGGCCAACGAACTCGTGATGGAGAACACCACGGTTCAACAGGAGTGGCCCAACCGCCACGAGGCCGAGGAGGAGTACGGCTTCGACCTCTATCAGGGCGGCATTCCGGCCGGCCAGAACATCCGCCTCATCCACGTCTCCGAGGACGTGCAGGCCTGCGGCGGGACCCACGTTCGGCGGACCGGCGACGTGGGCACCATCAAGATTCTGAACACCGAGCGCGTCCAAGACGGCGTGGAGCGACTCACCTTCGCGGCCGGCGACGCCGCCATCGAGGCCACCCAGCGCACCGAAACCGCGCTCGCCGAGGCCGCGGACATCCTCGACGTGGCCACCGAGGAGGTCCCCGAGACCGCTCAGCGGTTCTTCGACGAGTGGAAGGACCGGGGCAAGCAAATCGAGGACCTCAAGGAACAACTCGCCGAGGCGCGGGCCTCCGGCGGCGGAGGCGGCGAGGAGGTCGAAGTCGGCGAGGCGACCGCAGTCGTCCAGCGCCTCGACGCCGACATGGACGAACTCCGGGCGACTGCCAACGCTCTCGTGGACGAGGGCAAAATCGCGGTCATCGGAAGCGGTGCAGACGGCGCGACGTTCGTGGTCGCAGTGCCCGACGGCGTGGGTGTCAACGCCGGCGAAGTCGTCGGCGAACTCGCCCAGAAGGTCGGCGGCGGCGGTGGCGGCCCGCCGGACTTCGCGCAGGGCGGCGGTCCCGACGCCGAGAAACTGGACGAGGCCCTCGACGAGGCCCCCGAAGTGCTGAAGCAGGTATTGAACGCCTGA
- a CDS encoding ABC transporter permease, with protein sequence MNRRSLDRAFAVVGRELSTVVRTRAFLALAGGFALVVAVLAWTADPIGYVPLVLDLLTPVEVLVPALALAFGYRSVLGDEERGELDVIRTYPVSRATFVLGVYLGRAAALLVAVVAPLLAVALLVPAFGGVGTQVIASHAATDSPLVYLRFVALTSLFALVLMAAALAVSTTAGTTRSGLVVAIALGVALVVGFDASIVAGLAGGVVPEGGLDVVLALSPNSAFRGLVLEIVVGGVASGAPAASPTASVLGLLAWLVGALAVAVVTVWSGTRR encoded by the coding sequence GTGAATCGTCGGTCGCTCGACCGGGCGTTCGCGGTCGTCGGTCGGGAACTGAGTACCGTCGTCCGGACGCGGGCCTTCCTCGCGCTGGCCGGCGGGTTCGCGCTCGTCGTGGCGGTGCTGGCGTGGACCGCGGACCCAATCGGCTACGTTCCCCTCGTCCTCGACCTGCTCACGCCGGTCGAGGTGCTGGTGCCCGCGCTGGCGCTGGCCTTCGGCTACCGGTCGGTCCTCGGCGACGAGGAGCGGGGCGAACTCGACGTGATTCGGACCTACCCCGTCTCGCGGGCGACGTTCGTCCTCGGGGTGTATCTGGGGCGCGCGGCCGCCCTGCTGGTCGCGGTGGTCGCGCCCCTGTTGGCGGTGGCGCTCCTCGTGCCCGCGTTCGGCGGCGTCGGGACGCAGGTCATCGCCTCCCACGCCGCGACCGACTCGCCGCTGGTCTACCTGCGGTTCGTCGCGCTCACCTCGCTGTTCGCGCTGGTTCTGATGGCGGCCGCGCTGGCGGTGTCCACCACTGCCGGAACGACGCGCTCGGGTCTCGTCGTGGCCATTGCCCTCGGCGTCGCGCTGGTGGTCGGGTTCGACGCGAGCATCGTCGCGGGCCTCGCGGGCGGGGTCGTTCCCGAGGGCGGACTTGATGTCGTCCTCGCGCTGAGTCCGAACAGCGCCTTCCGCGGCCTCGTGCTGGAGATAGTTGTCGGCGGCGTCGCGTCGGGCGCACCCGCGGCGTCTCCCACAGCGAGCGTCCTCGGTTTGCTGGCGTGGTTGGTCGGCGCGCTCGCGGTGGCGGTCGTGACGGTCTGGTCTGGGACGCGGCGGTAG
- a CDS encoding NosD domain-containing protein: MNPKHVLAVLFAFLLVSSASFAVDVGAQRPDPVPFSDTIDMGMTAAATVQAHERDIEIPRAEVFYSQYRYVVGYHGVTSLVDELGREGHTRQFGVPLTIYVSDYAEAKLRVGDDGLLRRPDNPSTYVGWVPADEAYFVVGSRARTPAGETIVPYSSKASAEEFADQYGGEIRRWDEIRSLSFGTGAATREAFQQEVRNRHSWADRRVADTESLLDRPVSVVVGDDAPTLSTAVETAPPNTTVRVPPGTYDANVTIDKPLTLRGAGDATLLRGNGNGTVVTAISSRVAVADLRISGVGTTLSAENLSTNRSDQWDYRVQLGYGYGDAGITLDSANESLVRNVTVDTPANGVVVRWSQHTVVDDVRVNGSDDWQEGFMGVMVMRSELVVQNSTFVGGRDGVYTHLADGIVIRNNRMVGEGGMRFGVHEMYTSDALVANNTASGASMGVVVMTRPEGNLIVGNEVRDSYSGVNVGGRASYVADNVVVNNHYGIEAPSKTSIYERNVVVDNDVGFRASSLIPTNLVTENDFVDNDEYVSSMLGPLRVWTADGRGNYWSGAPGGDTDGDGVLERSFHPTGPVDSRVDEVSGAKTLADSPALSALRALQGVVPGLRPNGVVDEAPLADPVRPEIVAEETGAANATGANQTGGTQ; this comes from the coding sequence ATGAACCCGAAACACGTCCTCGCCGTCCTGTTCGCCTTCCTGCTGGTGAGTAGCGCCTCGTTCGCCGTTGACGTGGGCGCACAGCGCCCCGACCCCGTTCCGTTCTCCGACACCATCGACATGGGGATGACGGCGGCCGCGACCGTTCAGGCACACGAGCGGGACATCGAAATCCCGCGCGCAGAAGTGTTCTACTCTCAATATCGATACGTCGTCGGCTACCACGGCGTCACCTCGCTGGTGGACGAACTCGGCCGCGAGGGCCACACCCGCCAGTTCGGCGTCCCGCTCACGATTTACGTCAGCGACTACGCCGAGGCCAAACTGCGGGTCGGCGACGACGGACTCCTCCGGCGACCCGACAACCCTTCGACCTATGTCGGGTGGGTGCCTGCCGACGAGGCGTACTTCGTCGTCGGGAGTCGCGCCCGAACGCCCGCAGGGGAAACAATTGTACCATACTCCTCGAAGGCGTCTGCCGAGGAGTTCGCCGACCAGTACGGCGGCGAAATCCGGCGCTGGGACGAGATTCGCTCGCTGTCGTTCGGCACCGGGGCCGCGACCCGAGAGGCCTTCCAGCAGGAGGTCCGCAATCGCCACTCGTGGGCCGACCGCCGGGTCGCTGACACCGAGTCGCTCCTCGACCGGCCGGTCTCTGTCGTGGTCGGCGATGACGCCCCGACGCTCTCGACAGCGGTCGAAACTGCCCCGCCAAATACGACCGTCCGCGTCCCGCCGGGGACCTACGACGCGAACGTCACCATCGACAAGCCCCTGACGCTCCGCGGTGCGGGCGACGCGACGCTCCTCCGGGGGAACGGAAACGGAACTGTCGTGACCGCAATCTCCTCGCGCGTGGCAGTCGCCGACCTCCGGATTTCGGGCGTCGGCACCACCCTCTCGGCCGAAAACCTCTCGACGAATCGCTCGGACCAGTGGGACTACCGCGTCCAACTCGGCTACGGGTACGGGGACGCGGGCATCACCCTCGACTCGGCGAACGAGTCGCTGGTCCGAAACGTGACGGTGGACACCCCGGCGAACGGTGTCGTCGTGCGCTGGAGCCAGCACACCGTCGTAGACGACGTGCGAGTCAACGGGAGCGACGACTGGCAGGAGGGCTTCATGGGCGTGATGGTGATGCGCTCGGAACTCGTCGTCCAGAACTCGACGTTCGTCGGCGGGCGAGACGGGGTTTACACCCACCTCGCGGACGGCATCGTGATTCGGAACAACCGGATGGTCGGCGAGGGCGGGATGCGATTCGGCGTCCACGAGATGTACACATCCGACGCGCTGGTGGCGAACAACACCGCCTCGGGGGCGAGCATGGGCGTGGTCGTGATGACGCGACCCGAGGGCAACCTCATCGTCGGCAACGAGGTCCGAGACAGTTACTCGGGCGTCAACGTCGGCGGGCGGGCGTCCTACGTCGCCGATAACGTGGTCGTGAACAACCACTACGGCATCGAAGCGCCCTCGAAAACCTCCATCTACGAGCGCAACGTCGTCGTCGACAACGACGTTGGGTTCCGGGCGTCGTCGCTCATCCCGACCAACCTAGTCACCGAGAACGACTTCGTTGACAACGACGAGTACGTCTCCTCGATGCTCGGTCCGCTCCGGGTCTGGACCGCCGACGGCCGGGGGAACTACTGGTCGGGCGCGCCCGGCGGCGACACCGACGGCGACGGCGTGCTGGAGCGGTCCTTCCACCCGACCGGCCCGGTCGATAGCCGGGTAGACGAGGTGTCCGGCGCGAAGACGCTGGCGGACTCGCCCGCGCTGTCCGCGCTCCGGGCGCTTCAGGGCGTCGTCCCCGGCCTCCGACCCAACGGGGTCGTGGACGAGGCACCGCTGGCTGACCCGGTTCGGCCGGAAATCGTGGCCGAGGAGACCGGCGCGGCAAACGCGACTGGCGCGAATCAGACGGGAGGAACGCAATGA
- a CDS encoding DUF7112 family protein yields MADRIPSDHSSLTTVRATLAQSGGLDRPKIEIPDDDADQFPDGELVRVVADDTEYRAHIETPLTADGREIRGLYDSPSVARDPESGDNRLGDWADNTGVEFGQSVLVDVIEAGFKYGLREPGERAFYEATESPDDNLADIAQQLDG; encoded by the coding sequence ATGGCCGACCGTATCCCGAGCGACCACTCCTCGCTGACGACAGTCCGGGCGACCCTCGCCCAGAGCGGCGGACTCGACCGCCCGAAGATAGAGATTCCCGACGACGACGCAGACCAGTTTCCCGACGGCGAACTCGTCCGGGTTGTCGCCGACGACACCGAGTACCGCGCCCACATCGAGACGCCTCTGACCGCCGACGGCAGAGAGATTCGGGGCCTCTACGACTCGCCGAGCGTGGCCCGCGACCCCGAAAGCGGCGACAACCGACTCGGCGACTGGGCCGACAACACCGGCGTCGAGTTCGGCCAGTCGGTCCTCGTGGACGTCATCGAGGCCGGATTCAAGTACGGCCTGCGCGAACCCGGCGAGCGGGCCTTCTACGAGGCCACCGAGTCGCCCGACGACAATCTGGCCGACATCGCCCAGCAACTCGACGGTTGA
- a CDS encoding SOUL family heme-binding protein, which translates to MRTRTKALLAGAGGLLTAWVGWGAYVDRSTEEVPSETVAEFDGVELRRYPRLVLAETTAEDEATAFNRLFRYISGENESGDEVAMTAPVASKGAKLPMTAPVRTRRSETVESEGEEISMTTPVRTESGSGEVTMAFYLPADYGPGDAPIPTDTAVRLAVEPARTLAVESFSWYATEDRVRRHRDALFDALDARGIEPRTRPTLLQYDDPWTPPFMRRNEVAVEVDHEAVEKT; encoded by the coding sequence ATGCGAACTCGAACCAAGGCACTGCTGGCCGGCGCTGGCGGCCTCCTCACAGCGTGGGTCGGGTGGGGTGCCTACGTTGACCGCTCGACTGAGGAGGTCCCCTCCGAAACCGTCGCCGAGTTCGACGGCGTGGAACTCCGGCGCTACCCGAGACTCGTCCTCGCCGAGACCACCGCCGAGGACGAAGCCACCGCGTTCAACCGACTGTTCCGGTACATCTCGGGCGAGAACGAATCGGGCGACGAGGTGGCGATGACCGCCCCAGTGGCGAGCAAGGGCGCGAAACTCCCGATGACCGCGCCGGTCCGAACCCGGCGAAGCGAGACCGTCGAATCCGAGGGCGAGGAGATTTCGATGACGACGCCGGTCCGCACCGAGTCCGGTTCGGGCGAGGTCACGATGGCGTTCTACCTTCCGGCCGACTACGGGCCGGGCGATGCGCCGATTCCGACCGACACCGCGGTCCGACTCGCGGTCGAACCGGCCCGGACGCTCGCCGTCGAGTCCTTCTCGTGGTACGCCACCGAGGACCGGGTTCGCCGGCATCGAGACGCGCTCTTCGACGCCCTCGACGCGCGCGGTATCGAACCCCGGACCCGACCGACGCTCCTCCAGTACGACGACCCGTGGACGCCGCCGTTCATGCGCCGGAACGAGGTCGCGGTCGAGGTGGACCACGAGGCCGTCGAGAAAACGTAG
- a CDS encoding 30S ribosomal protein S6e — MADFQVVVADPDSGATYQRDVDGQDANRFLGKSIGEEVDGDALGLDGYTVEITGGSDFAGRPMRGDVSGPNLKEVLLDGGVGYEPSRDGERKRVTVRGGEVSDAVAQLNVKITEAGEGSVEDLLGDGDGDDE, encoded by the coding sequence ATGGCAGACTTTCAGGTCGTCGTCGCGGACCCCGACTCCGGGGCGACTTACCAGCGCGACGTGGACGGACAGGACGCGAACCGATTCCTCGGCAAATCCATCGGCGAGGAAGTAGACGGCGATGCGCTCGGTCTCGACGGCTACACGGTCGAGATTACCGGCGGTTCCGACTTCGCGGGTCGCCCGATGCGCGGCGACGTGTCCGGACCGAACCTCAAAGAAGTCCTCCTCGACGGCGGCGTCGGCTACGAACCGTCCCGCGACGGCGAGCGAAAGCGCGTGACCGTCCGCGGCGGCGAGGTCAGCGACGCTGTTGCTCAGCTTAACGTCAAAATCACCGAGGCCGGCGAGGGGTCCGTAGAGGACCTCCTCGGCGACGGCGACGGCGACGACGAGTAG
- a CDS encoding ABC transporter ATP-binding protein yields MTDPTQSDGEREVAEGGNQTQVLEVADLGHSFGDVDVFADLSFSVAEGSVTALVGPNGSGKTTLLRAVLGLLAPDEGRVAINRSPDSGRRIGYLPQSPAFRPTFTVEETLQFYADLLDKEVNVSAVLDRVGLSSVPDRRVDALSGGMTRLLGVGQAILGDPGLVVLDEPTGDLDPRMTEYVFDVVADLADDGMAILLATHNLTGAGKADDVLLLDHGDVVMSGSPADFVARTETDDFRGAFLELTGGEEGAVSVGSAKRTEEADAEDAADSTAPSASVRSTGGDDE; encoded by the coding sequence ATGACAGACCCCACTCAGTCCGACGGCGAACGGGAGGTAGCGGAGGGAGGCAACCAGACGCAGGTCCTCGAAGTCGCGGACCTCGGCCACTCGTTCGGCGACGTGGACGTGTTCGCTGACCTCTCGTTTTCGGTCGCTGAGGGGAGCGTCACCGCGCTGGTCGGGCCGAACGGGTCGGGCAAGACCACGCTCCTGCGGGCGGTCCTCGGTCTGCTCGCCCCCGACGAGGGCCGGGTGGCGATTAACCGGTCGCCCGACAGCGGGCGTCGAATCGGCTATCTGCCACAGAGTCCCGCCTTTCGACCGACGTTCACCGTCGAGGAGACCCTTCAGTTCTACGCCGACCTGCTGGACAAGGAGGTGAACGTCTCGGCCGTCCTCGACCGTGTTGGCCTGTCGTCGGTGCCCGACCGCCGGGTGGACGCCCTCTCGGGCGGGATGACCAGACTCCTCGGAGTCGGACAGGCGATACTGGGCGACCCCGGACTGGTCGTGCTGGACGAACCCACCGGCGACCTAGACCCCCGGATGACCGAGTACGTCTTCGACGTGGTGGCTGACCTCGCGGACGACGGGATGGCGATTCTGCTGGCGACCCACAACCTGACCGGCGCGGGGAAGGCCGACGACGTGTTGCTCCTCGACCACGGCGACGTGGTGATGTCCGGGTCGCCAGCGGACTTCGTGGCCCGGACCGAGACCGACGACTTCCGCGGGGCCTTCCTCGAACTCACGGGCGGCGAGGAGGGCGCGGTCAGCGTCGGGAGCGCGAAGCGCACGGAAGAAGCGGATGCCGAGGACGCGGCCGACTCGACCGCACCCTCGGCGAGCGTTCGGTCCACCGGAGGTGACGACGAGTGA
- a CDS encoding RNA-guided endonuclease InsQ/TnpB family protein, whose protein sequence is MVTVTITTKFHNPSLSRRKEWQHASRLYRDIKQFCIDGWKNGDFDKSVTTASINNGLYSAIQNQAIREAKSDHNKDGEVRYRESQPFAVNNQNWEIDTTENGTVVVGFPCVSQWWYTPIEVYDDIADPVDRLVEGDAKKTRLQVYRRGDDWYCTFNINYDADTSGETPIGVDIGERHILAVTAYGEDESLLVSGGEAKYVRRKYRSLRDSLSEAGALRARNRVGDKEQRRIKDLNHKLSRRLITFAEQFENPVIRIEDLEGIRENSSWSGVHSWHFHQLQQFITYKAERAGIRVEKVDAYHTSQRCSACGSMGTRDGDHFSCSECNRGRHADLNASENIAQREGEPCTA, encoded by the coding sequence ATGGTCACGGTGACTATCACCACGAAGTTCCACAATCCATCCCTCTCACGGCGGAAAGAGTGGCAACACGCCTCTCGTCTCTACCGGGACATCAAACAGTTCTGCATCGACGGATGGAAGAACGGCGACTTCGACAAATCCGTGACCACGGCCAGCATCAACAACGGACTCTACTCGGCCATTCAGAATCAAGCCATTCGAGAGGCGAAGTCCGACCACAACAAGGACGGAGAGGTTCGCTACCGAGAGAGTCAGCCGTTCGCCGTCAACAATCAGAACTGGGAGATTGACACGACCGAGAACGGAACGGTCGTCGTCGGCTTCCCATGCGTCTCCCAATGGTGGTACACCCCGATAGAAGTGTACGACGACATTGCTGACCCCGTAGACCGACTGGTCGAAGGGGACGCCAAGAAGACACGCCTACAAGTGTACCGCCGTGGCGACGACTGGTACTGTACGTTCAACATCAATTACGACGCCGACACGTCGGGCGAGACGCCCATTGGTGTCGATATTGGTGAACGGCACATCCTCGCTGTGACGGCCTACGGCGAAGATGAGTCACTGCTGGTGTCTGGTGGTGAGGCGAAGTACGTTCGGCGCAAATATCGTTCCCTACGCGATTCGCTTTCGGAAGCGGGTGCGCTTCGCGCACGGAACCGTGTGGGTGACAAAGAACAGCGTCGAATCAAGGACTTGAACCACAAACTCTCCCGTCGTCTCATCACGTTCGCGGAACAGTTCGAGAACCCCGTCATTCGGATAGAAGACCTCGAAGGTATCCGCGAGAACAGTTCGTGGTCGGGCGTCCACTCGTGGCATTTCCACCAACTCCAACAGTTCATCACGTACAAGGCCGAACGCGCTGGTATTCGCGTCGAGAAGGTTGACGCCTACCATACCAGCCAGCGATGTTCGGCGTGTGGTTCGATGGGGACCCGTGATGGCGACCACTTTTCGTGTTCGGAGTGCAACCGTGGACGCCACGCCGACCTGAACGCGTCGGAGAACATCGCACAACGGGAGGGAGAACCATGCACGGCCTAA